One genomic region from Campylobacter sp. RM16189 encodes:
- the rbfA gene encoding 30S ribosome-binding factor RbfA, with amino-acid sequence MNSAEIKRLRTESVLKELIPEALATLEDEFLRGLCVTDVECKKGRYDAFVYLDKMAFDDKEQAYVLSHLKRISKYLQNHCMEAEGWYRCPNFHFKFDDRLEYQNHMDSLFDKISKDLDKNAKS; translated from the coding sequence ATGAATTCAGCCGAAATTAAAAGACTAAGAACCGAAAGTGTGTTGAAAGAGCTTATTCCTGAAGCTCTTGCGACTTTAGAGGATGAGTTTTTAAGAGGTCTTTGCGTAACTGATGTAGAGTGCAAAAAAGGTAGATATGACGCCTTTGTATATCTTGATAAGATGGCGTTTGACGACAAAGAACAAGCCTATGTATTAAGTCACTTAAAACGCATATCAAAATATCTACAAAACCACTGCATGGAAGCTGAAGGTTGGTATAGATGCCCGAATTTTCACTTCAAATTTGATGATAGGCTAGAGTATCAAAATCATATGGATAGTTTGTTTGATAAAATTTCAAAGGATTTAGATAAAAATGCAAAATCTTGA
- the rimP gene encoding ribosome maturation factor RimP — protein sequence MQNLEKLIKECGVELYDTELANENGKTIYRIYITKKDGVNLDDCEKVSRLLSPIFDVEPPVNGDYTLEVSSPGLERKLETIAHFSSSIGELVKITASIDGGNQKLKGKILAVNDDEIDLEVDNKPIKIKISDIKKAKTYIEW from the coding sequence ATGCAAAATCTTGAAAAACTAATTAAAGAGTGCGGGGTAGAGCTTTATGATACCGAACTAGCCAATGAAAACGGCAAAACTATTTACAGAATTTATATTACTAAAAAAGATGGAGTAAATTTAGACGACTGTGAAAAAGTATCGAGATTACTTTCACCTATCTTTGATGTAGAACCACCCGTTAATGGTGACTACACTCTTGAAGTTAGCAGTCCCGGACTTGAAAGAAAGCTCGAAACAATCGCTCATTTTAGCTCAAGCATAGGAGAGCTTGTAAAAATTACAGCCTCAATCGATGGAGGAAATCAAAAACTAAAAGGTAAAATTTTAGCCGTAAATGACGATGAAATAGATCTTGAAGTAGACAATAAACCTATCAAAATAAAAATTTCAGACATCAAAAAAGCAAAAACATACATAGAGTGGTAA
- the accD gene encoding acetyl-CoA carboxylase, carboxyltransferase subunit beta: protein MGFLDIFSKTRNQSSPSEAPAHWVKCESCHSLMYYKEVEACFNVCPKCGYHMRLKPQRRIELLCDPETFVEFDKNLKPVDPLKFVDKKSYKKRINESEEKTGRSSAVICGEAKIDNMDVQLVVFDFSFMGGSLGSVEGEKIVRAIKRSIDKKHPLIIISASGGARMQESTFSLMQMSKTSAALKLLDEAKVPYISILTDPTMGGVSASFAWLGDIIIAEPGALIGFAGQRVIKQTIGSDLPEGFQRSEFLLEHGLIDAIVERKDHKKFVSDMIRLLSNSKPVKEESAELILQNNDNDEEEE, encoded by the coding sequence ATGGGCTTTTTAGATATTTTTTCAAAAACAAGAAATCAATCATCTCCGAGTGAAGCTCCTGCGCACTGGGTAAAGTGCGAAAGCTGCCACTCATTAATGTATTATAAAGAGGTAGAAGCCTGCTTTAACGTATGCCCGAAATGCGGATACCATATGAGACTCAAACCTCAAAGAAGAATAGAGCTTTTATGCGACCCTGAAACCTTTGTAGAATTTGATAAAAACTTAAAACCTGTAGATCCGCTTAAATTTGTGGATAAAAAATCATACAAAAAGCGTATCAATGAGAGCGAAGAGAAAACTGGAAGAAGCAGTGCCGTAATATGCGGCGAAGCAAAAATAGACAATATGGACGTACAGCTTGTGGTCTTTGACTTTAGTTTCATGGGTGGAAGCCTAGGCTCAGTAGAAGGTGAAAAGATAGTTAGAGCTATCAAAAGATCCATAGACAAAAAACACCCGCTTATAATAATCTCGGCATCAGGCGGAGCAAGAATGCAAGAAAGCACATTTTCTTTAATGCAGATGTCAAAGACTTCCGCAGCGTTAAAACTGCTTGATGAGGCTAAGGTACCCTATATATCGATACTAACAGATCCTACAATGGGTGGAGTTAGTGCTAGTTTTGCTTGGCTTGGAGATATTATCATAGCAGAACCTGGCGCACTTATAGGATTTGCTGGGCAAAGAGTTATCAAGCAAACTATAGGCTCAGATCTTCCGGAAGGATTTCAAAGATCTGAATTTTTGCTTGAACACGGACTGATAGACGCTATAGTTGAAAGAAAAGATCATAAAAAATTTGTAAGTGATATGATAAGGCTTCTATCGAATTCTAAGCCTGTAAAAGAAGAGAGTGCCGAGCTTATTTTGCAAAACAATGATAATGATGAAGAGGAAGAGTAG
- a CDS encoding 23S rRNA (pseudouridine(1915)-N(3))-methyltransferase RlmH — MEISVFSIQKSKADNFENEIKEYIKMSSKFAKISDITIFNEKIAKAQSARSESALKSYDDIYEPNLKGFCIALDEKGEKLDSIQFAKILESNSQISFFIGGAYGLSQNFKQKVDKIISLSPLTMAHKIAKLILFEQIFRALCINANHPYHK, encoded by the coding sequence TTGGAAATTTCTGTCTTCTCGATACAAAAATCCAAAGCTGATAACTTTGAAAACGAGATAAAAGAGTATATAAAAATGTCATCAAAATTTGCCAAAATTTCTGATATAACTATATTCAATGAAAAAATCGCCAAAGCTCAAAGTGCCAGAAGCGAATCGGCATTAAAAAGCTATGATGATATTTATGAGCCAAATTTAAAGGGTTTTTGTATAGCACTTGACGAAAAGGGCGAAAAGCTTGATAGTATTCAATTTGCTAAAATTTTAGAAAGCAATTCGCAAATTTCATTTTTTATAGGTGGAGCTTATGGGCTTAGTCAAAATTTCAAACAAAAAGTGGATAAAATTATAAGTCTGAGCCCTCTTACAATGGCTCATAAAATAGCCAAACTAATACTTTTTGAACAAATTTTTAGGGCTCTTTGTATAAATGCAAATCACCCATATCATAAGTAA
- the dksA gene encoding RNA polymerase-binding protein DksA, whose amino-acid sequence MRKSDLELFKSILEERKIQIKKNILDASNELAALRDSGISDEFDIATVNADQLIEQSISAQQRYELAAIDVALSKITNKTYGICEMCEEDIGIPRLKVKPHARYCIVCREIVEKTSKK is encoded by the coding sequence ATGCGCAAAAGCGATCTAGAACTTTTTAAATCTATTTTGGAAGAGAGAAAAATCCAAATCAAGAAAAATATACTTGATGCAAGTAACGAGTTGGCAGCTCTTAGAGATAGCGGCATAAGCGATGAATTTGATATAGCAACTGTAAATGCCGATCAGCTAATAGAACAATCAATAAGTGCACAACAAAGATACGAATTGGCCGCTATAGACGTAGCCCTTAGCAAGATAACCAACAAGACTTACGGAATTTGTGAAATGTGTGAAGAAGATATTGGAATACCAAGACTTAAAGTAAAACCTCATGCAAGATATTGTATAGTTTGTAGAGAGATAGTCGAAAAAACATCTAAAAAATAG
- a CDS encoding LapA family protein has product MKTRRFIVYSLIYIVLVGIFVYSLDASEHTFNFLEYSLTLPLAAWIVIPIAIFAILSIVHIAYHGFEIYVFKRSIKKDEHLYNELAKEVFLGLDTNKEFKTELYKTPSQTTKILSPWKKYDQIAVSNDELDSVVKIVKGAQNGEVMDLKKFKLPKDNKLFIQNELNKLEKIPNYFVEVVKSYQELNDEISKKANEKLIRLGSFTDIKRYGFEKSGEEVMIMIDRFVNDEIDMNSEEIFEILNHHQITKEQYNHSAIVLKDKLAPDTLIGIFERLRGSHQDAEEAYLYVLFELQMIERIREILENSDPYEYQNFRILLYLRENGRMVPANMLFR; this is encoded by the coding sequence ATGAAAACTAGACGTTTTATAGTTTATAGTTTAATTTATATAGTATTAGTCGGCATTTTTGTATATTCACTAGATGCCTCAGAGCATACTTTTAACTTTCTTGAGTATTCACTTACTCTTCCACTTGCTGCATGGATAGTAATCCCTATTGCTATATTTGCTATACTCTCCATAGTCCATATTGCATATCATGGATTTGAAATATATGTATTTAAACGCTCAATAAAAAAAGACGAGCATCTTTATAACGAGCTAGCGAAGGAAGTCTTTTTAGGGCTTGATACAAACAAAGAGTTTAAAACAGAGCTTTACAAAACACCTTCGCAGACAACTAAAATTTTATCACCTTGGAAAAAATATGACCAAATTGCAGTTAGCAACGATGAGTTAGATAGTGTAGTAAAAATTGTAAAGGGTGCCCAAAATGGAGAAGTTATGGACCTAAAGAAATTTAAACTACCAAAAGACAATAAACTATTCATACAAAATGAGCTAAATAAGCTAGAAAAGATACCAAACTACTTCGTTGAAGTGGTAAAAAGCTATCAAGAGTTAAATGATGAAATTTCAAAAAAAGCAAACGAAAAACTCATTAGACTTGGCTCTTTTACAGATATTAAAAGATATGGGTTTGAAAAGAGCGGAGAAGAGGTCATGATCATGATAGATCGTTTTGTCAATGACGAGATAGATATGAACAGTGAAGAAATTTTTGAGATTTTAAACCACCACCAAATCACAAAAGAGCAGTATAATCACAGCGCTATCGTACTAAAAGATAAACTAGCTCCAGATACTCTTATTGGAATATTTGAAAGACTAAGAGGCTCTCATCAAGATGCTGAAGAGGCCTATTTGTACGTACTATTTGAACTGCAAATGATAGAGCGCATTCGTGAAATTTTAGAAAATTCAGATCCTTACGAGTATCAAAATTTTAGAATTTTACTCTACCTTAGAGAAAATGGCAGGATGGTGCCTGCAAATATGCTTTTTAGATGA
- a CDS encoding tRNA-dihydrouridine synthase, with the protein MIDFSKKPIFLAPLAGFSDLPLRSVVKKFGCDVTISEMISANALVYESSEKTLEMLKKSPEETPYIVQIAGSDAQIIKKAVEIINKFEGIDGIDLNCGCPVPKVVKQSAGSALLKDVDNLKNIVETIKKTSNKKMLSVKMRLGFDEKIPEILATAAEDAGVDFISIHGRTRAGGYSAEVDYGAIKRAKDSVKIPVVANGDIDEKNANEVFTLTGCDAIMIGRASIGKPWIFHEIKTTNKVSSELKREIILAHFDAMISHYGSYGVSIFRKHLHQYSKGIDGASNFRDEINRINDIGLMRDKIEDFFTI; encoded by the coding sequence ATGATAGATTTTAGCAAAAAGCCTATTTTTCTAGCCCCATTGGCAGGTTTTTCTGATCTGCCTTTAAGAAGCGTGGTAAAGAAATTTGGTTGTGATGTTACTATTAGCGAGATGATAAGTGCAAATGCCCTTGTATACGAGAGCTCCGAAAAAACTCTCGAGATGCTTAAAAAATCTCCGGAAGAGACTCCATATATCGTTCAAATAGCAGGAAGTGATGCTCAAATAATAAAAAAAGCGGTTGAAATTATCAATAAATTTGAAGGAATTGATGGCATAGATCTAAACTGCGGCTGTCCGGTTCCAAAAGTCGTGAAACAATCGGCAGGCTCGGCTCTTTTAAAAGATGTAGATAATCTAAAAAATATAGTAGAAACTATTAAAAAAACATCAAATAAAAAGATGCTTAGTGTCAAGATGAGGCTTGGATTTGATGAGAAAATTCCTGAAATTTTAGCAACGGCTGCAGAAGATGCGGGGGTTGACTTTATAAGCATTCACGGAAGAACAAGGGCTGGTGGATACAGTGCAGAGGTTGATTATGGCGCCATAAAAAGAGCAAAAGACTCCGTGAAAATACCAGTAGTTGCAAATGGCGATATAGACGAAAAAAACGCTAATGAAGTTTTTACACTGACAGGTTGTGATGCAATTATGATAGGGCGCGCAAGCATAGGTAAGCCATGGATATTTCATGAGATAAAAACTACAAATAAGGTAAGTAGTGAGCTCAAAAGAGAGATTATTTTGGCTCATTTTGATGCCATGATAAGCCACTACGGCTCTTATGGGGTATCTATTTTCAGAAAACATCTGCATCAATACTCCAAAGGAATTGATGGGGCAAGCAATTTTAGAGATGAGATAAACAGAATAAATGATATAGGACTTATGCGAGATAAGATCGAGGATTTCTTCACAATTTAA
- the recO gene encoding recombination protein RecO yields MQGYIIHTQKVKDEDMIVYLLTSNSLIKCYRFYGARHPSIMQGYKIDFELVESANFLPHLRSVLHLGFSWLILRERLIIWQQFMRLFYTHLKDVEHIDEIYFQEVELCAQRLLKQNPKRLIIEAYVRILEHEGRLHDELTCFVCDEKIESHLSLARGFLPSHSNCFGNLNLKFEKIQHLFKKKSTILLDDREINELYSIVLQGF; encoded by the coding sequence ATGCAAGGCTACATAATCCACACACAAAAAGTCAAGGACGAGGATATGATAGTCTATCTCTTGACTTCAAATTCACTCATCAAATGCTATAGGTTTTACGGTGCACGCCATCCTAGTATTATGCAGGGATATAAAATAGACTTCGAGCTTGTAGAGAGTGCAAATTTTTTGCCACATCTTAGGAGTGTATTACACCTTGGCTTTAGCTGGCTGATTTTACGAGAACGACTAATAATTTGGCAGCAGTTTATGCGCCTATTTTACACACATTTAAAAGATGTGGAGCATATTGACGAAATATATTTTCAAGAAGTTGAGCTTTGTGCTCAAAGGCTTTTAAAACAAAATCCAAAACGCCTTATTATCGAGGCTTATGTACGAATTTTAGAGCATGAAGGAAGGCTTCACGATGAGCTCACCTGTTTTGTTTGTGACGAAAAAATAGAAAGCCACCTCTCTTTAGCAAGAGGTTTTTTACCCTCTCACTCAAATTGTTTTGGCAATTTAAATCTAAAATTTGAAAAAATCCAACATCTATTTAAGAAAAAATCTACGATTTTATTGGATGATAGAGAGATAAACGAGCTTTACAGTATAGTTTTGCAAGGATTTTAA
- a CDS encoding tRNA 2-thiocytidine biosynthesis TtcA family protein has protein sequence MIELSKKILRIVGQTNAKYQMFEEGDKILLALSGGKDSMTLAHLLKHFCSVSPLNWEFEAVTVSYGIGENLEPIKEHFKIHQIPYKVIDTKIFEFGREKIRENTTFCSFCSRMRRGYLYTYALENGFNKIAIAHHLDDAAESFFMNFTYNGALRTLAPRYKAENGLTIIRPLILVRERQIRDCAIKNELPLMNEEESCPARSYGGKAPRARAETKAMLANLESENHKFFVSLKAAFENVHLDTFFGADENY, from the coding sequence ATGATAGAGCTGAGCAAAAAGATACTTCGTATAGTCGGACAGACAAATGCGAAGTATCAGATGTTCGAAGAGGGTGATAAAATTTTGCTTGCCCTAAGCGGTGGTAAAGACAGCATGACTCTTGCTCACCTACTTAAGCATTTTTGCTCAGTAAGCCCTTTGAATTGGGAATTTGAAGCGGTTACAGTAAGCTACGGAATAGGCGAAAATCTTGAGCCTATAAAGGAGCACTTTAAAATTCATCAAATTCCCTACAAGGTAATTGATACTAAAATTTTTGAATTCGGTAGAGAAAAGATACGCGAAAATACTACATTTTGCAGCTTCTGCAGTCGTATGCGAAGAGGCTATCTATACACCTATGCTCTTGAAAACGGATTTAATAAGATTGCCATAGCACATCATCTTGATGACGCTGCAGAGAGCTTTTTTATGAATTTTACATATAATGGCGCACTTAGAACTTTGGCTCCAAGATATAAGGCTGAAAATGGTTTGACAATAATCAGGCCTTTAATACTTGTAAGAGAGCGACAGATTAGGGATTGTGCTATTAAAAATGAGCTTCCTTTGATGAATGAAGAGGAGAGCTGTCCTGCTAGATCATATGGCGGCAAAGCACCTAGAGCAAGAGCTGAAACAAAGGCTATGCTTGCAAATTTAGAGAGTGAAAATCATAAGTTTTTCGTCTCTTTAAAGGCTGCATTTGAAAATGTTCACTTGGATACATTTTTTGGTGCTGATGAAAACTATTAA
- a CDS encoding 5'-methylthioadenosine/adenosylhomocysteine nucleosidase translates to MIAILGAMPEEITPLLDALKDYEEIRYANNVFYLAKFKDKELVIAYSKIGKVNAALTATIMIEKFKAQKLLFTGVAGALNENLKIKDMLYAESLVQHDLDITAFGHPHGFVPGTSIFMKSDVNLNVLATKIAKQKGINLKSGIIATGDQFICEQSKKDWIKNTFKADATEMEGASVALVCESLNVPFFILRAISDEAGGGAEFDFDEFLQSSANISADFILSMVEEL, encoded by the coding sequence ATGATAGCGATTTTAGGTGCAATGCCTGAAGAGATTACTCCGCTTTTGGACGCTTTAAAAGATTATGAAGAGATACGTTATGCGAATAATGTCTTTTATTTGGCGAAATTTAAAGATAAAGAGCTTGTAATAGCATATTCAAAGATAGGCAAAGTAAATGCCGCCCTGACGGCTACAATAATGATTGAGAAATTTAAGGCTCAAAAGTTGCTTTTTACAGGTGTTGCCGGCGCTTTAAATGAAAATTTGAAAATCAAAGACATGTTGTATGCCGAATCATTGGTGCAACATGATCTTGATATTACAGCATTTGGCCATCCGCATGGATTTGTGCCCGGCACTAGTATATTTATGAAAAGCGATGTAAATTTAAATGTCCTGGCTACTAAAATTGCTAAGCAAAAGGGAATAAATTTAAAAAGTGGAATTATAGCTACTGGAGATCAGTTTATTTGCGAACAAAGTAAAAAAGATTGGATAAAAAATACATTTAAAGCCGATGCAACAGAGATGGAAGGTGCCAGTGTAGCCCTAGTATGTGAGAGCTTAAATGTGCCGTTTTTTATCCTGCGTGCGATAAGCGATGAGGCTGGAGGCGGAGCAGAGTTTGATTTTGACGAATTCTTACAAAGCTCTGCTAATATAAGTGCAGATTTCATCCTCTCCATGGTTGAGGAGTTATGA
- the fabD gene encoding ACP S-malonyltransferase has product MKFSFIFPGQGSQAIGMGKEIYENFNEAKELLHNASDALSVDFKKLLFEENELINQSEFTQPAIVLNSLMCYLALKSKLNLEPNFSLGHSLGEFSALAVNSGFDFVDALKVVNIRGKLMQEACNGKDVSMMVVLGLNDQIVEEICVGAQKDGLQIYAANYNCDGQIVVAGVREHLVKFESVFKEAGAKRAMLLNMSVASHCPILSSASIGLVSHLEATLKDKFKSVISNATAKPYSSKNEALNLLKDQLVKPVLYKQSIQNSQSEIDIFVEFGSSVLKGINKKITDKPTYSITDIKSLDEFLVFLEGK; this is encoded by the coding sequence ATGAAATTTTCTTTTATATTCCCTGGTCAGGGGTCTCAAGCCATTGGAATGGGCAAAGAAATTTATGAAAATTTCAATGAGGCTAAAGAGCTTTTGCATAATGCAAGTGATGCTCTTAGCGTAGATTTCAAGAAGCTTCTTTTTGAAGAGAACGAGCTGATTAATCAGAGTGAGTTTACTCAGCCTGCAATAGTTTTAAATTCTTTAATGTGCTATTTGGCTCTAAAATCAAAATTAAATTTAGAGCCAAATTTCAGCCTCGGACACTCTCTTGGAGAGTTTAGTGCCTTGGCTGTAAATAGCGGATTTGACTTTGTAGATGCACTTAAGGTGGTAAATATCAGAGGCAAGCTTATGCAAGAGGCTTGCAATGGTAAAGATGTGTCTATGATGGTTGTTTTAGGACTAAATGATCAAATTGTCGAAGAAATTTGCGTAGGCGCTCAAAAAGATGGTTTGCAAATTTACGCAGCAAATTACAACTGTGATGGACAGATAGTCGTAGCCGGAGTTAGAGAGCATTTGGTTAAATTTGAATCAGTATTTAAAGAGGCTGGGGCAAAGAGGGCTATGCTTTTAAATATGTCTGTTGCCAGCCATTGCCCTATTCTTAGTAGTGCAAGCATAGGTCTTGTTAGCCATCTTGAGGCGACATTAAAAGATAAATTTAAAAGTGTTATATCTAACGCAACTGCTAAACCATATAGTAGCAAGAATGAGGCTTTAAATTTATTAAAAGATCAGCTTGTAAAACCTGTTTTATATAAACAAAGTATTCAAAATTCACAAAGTGAAATTGATATTTTTGTAGAATTTGGTTCAAGCGTGCTAAAAGGGATCAATAAAAAGATCACTGATAAACCGACCTATTCTATAACGGATATTAAGAGCTTGGATGAATTTTTAGTATTTTTGGAGGGTAAATGA
- a CDS encoding peptidylprolyl isomerase: MFYELKDAKTGEILESNMQEGGQISFLTGRGHIIQKLEDEVSSLKAGDTKRVIIEAADACGLYDESALQKLPKEQFAGIELKEGMELFGQGEDGSNVRVTVAKIDENEVTVDFNHPYAGKDLEFNVQITEVREATEDEIATGVVAHAHACGCGSGHGDKEGGCCGGHGHDHEEGGCCGGGHHHHDDEGGCCGGGHHHNDGGGCCGKHHH; the protein is encoded by the coding sequence ATGTTTTATGAACTAAAAGACGCTAAGACAGGTGAAATTTTAGAATCTAACATGCAAGAAGGCGGTCAAATTTCATTTTTGACAGGTAGAGGACACATAATACAAAAGCTAGAGGATGAGGTTAGCTCACTAAAAGCCGGAGATACAAAGAGAGTTATTATAGAAGCGGCCGATGCTTGCGGACTTTATGATGAGAGTGCTCTTCAAAAATTACCAAAAGAACAATTCGCAGGAATTGAACTCAAAGAGGGAATGGAGCTATTTGGACAAGGAGAGGACGGCTCAAACGTTCGCGTTACCGTAGCAAAAATAGACGAAAATGAAGTCACTGTTGATTTTAATCACCCTTATGCTGGTAAAGACCTAGAGTTTAACGTTCAAATAACAGAAGTTAGAGAGGCCACTGAAGATGAGATAGCTACTGGTGTTGTTGCTCATGCTCATGCTTGCGGATGCGGTAGTGGACATGGAGACAAAGAGGGTGGCTGCTGCGGAGGTCATGGCCATGATCATGAAGAAGGCGGATGTTGCGGTGGCGGACACCATCACCACGATGATGAAGGTGGATGTTGTGGCGGAGGACACCACCATAATGATGGTGGCGGATGCTGCGGAAAACATCATCACTAA
- a CDS encoding tetratricopeptide repeat protein translates to MTNLKKIATLSFGVAILYSAEISVFDAGNLDSTNPYGLTDSEKVLLKNKQRVENLSRNMGDVESSLSGAQERIEGLQSIMDGINERISRLEKRINDLEAQTINKEDSLKNDLEVLKKYSEETRAIQETNNKKITKTLKDLGTLIDKSNAAKEESKSTKNKSEESDKQTSADFTKQKIQDVAADAKKLFDEGKLDEAKDRYEFLITKGHKPAAANFYLGEISYKQKAYNNAIKYYQQSITLYDKADYIPKLLYHTAISFDKINDTQSANRFYKALKLGYPESKEAKASPDR, encoded by the coding sequence ATGACAAATTTAAAGAAAATAGCGACTCTGTCTTTTGGAGTCGCTATTTTATACTCTGCTGAAATTTCAGTATTTGATGCCGGTAATTTAGATAGCACAAACCCTTATGGTCTAACCGATAGTGAAAAAGTTCTGCTTAAAAATAAGCAACGCGTAGAAAATTTAAGCAGAAACATGGGTGATGTAGAGTCTAGTTTAAGCGGGGCACAGGAGAGAATTGAAGGTCTGCAAAGTATTATGGACGGCATTAATGAGCGAATATCCAGGTTAGAAAAACGCATAAACGATCTTGAAGCCCAAACAATAAATAAAGAAGATAGTCTAAAAAACGATCTTGAAGTTCTAAAAAAATACTCTGAAGAGACTAGGGCGATTCAGGAAACCAATAATAAAAAAATTACAAAAACTCTTAAAGACCTCGGCACACTTATAGATAAATCAAATGCAGCTAAAGAGGAGTCAAAATCTACGAAAAACAAGTCTGAAGAGTCAGATAAACAGACTTCAGCAGATTTTACTAAGCAAAAAATTCAAGATGTCGCAGCTGATGCTAAGAAGCTTTTTGATGAAGGAAAGCTGGATGAAGCTAAGGATAGATATGAATTTTTGATAACAAAAGGTCATAAGCCGGCTGCCGCAAATTTTTATCTTGGCGAAATTTCATATAAACAAAAAGCATACAATAACGCTATCAAATATTATCAACAAAGCATAACTCTTTACGATAAGGCTGATTATATACCAAAACTACTATATCATACTGCGATTAGTTTCGATAAGATTAATGATACTCAAAGCGCAAATCGATTTTATAAAGCATTGAAATTAGGCTATCCTGAAAGTAAAGAAGCCAAAGCATCTCCTGATAGATAA
- a CDS encoding OmpA family protein produces the protein MKKVALASAVVAALLMSGCSSKAPEVDMSADSKQGSVSTMGSSDSMMSASDKLQQLISMVEGHVKNVYFDFDKFNIKSDMQSVVNMNASVFNHADAKNLTIKVEGNCDEWGSDEYNYALGLKRAKATKDALVKQGVAADRITVVSYGESNPICTDKTKACDAQNRRAEFKVLP, from the coding sequence ATGAAAAAAGTAGCTTTAGCTTCTGCTGTTGTCGCAGCTTTACTAATGAGCGGTTGTAGCTCAAAAGCCCCTGAGGTTGATATGAGTGCTGATTCTAAACAAGGTAGCGTATCTACCATGGGTTCTAGCGATAGCATGATGAGTGCTAGCGATAAATTACAACAACTAATATCTATGGTTGAAGGACATGTTAAAAACGTATATTTTGATTTTGATAAATTTAATATTAAAAGCGATATGCAATCGGTTGTAAACATGAATGCTAGTGTATTTAACCATGCAGATGCAAAAAACCTAACTATTAAAGTAGAAGGAAATTGCGACGAGTGGGGAAGTGATGAGTATAACTATGCTCTTGGTCTAAAAAGAGCAAAGGCTACAAAAGATGCTCTTGTAAAACAAGGTGTTGCTGCTGATAGAATTACCGTTGTAAGCTATGGAGAGAGCAATCCTATTTGTACAGATAAAACAAAAGCTTGCGACGCACAAAATAGACGTGCCGAATTCAAAGTTCTTCCGTAA